In bacterium, the genomic window AAGAGCCTCATTTGTCCGAGCCACGCGCCGTCCGATGGTTGTTAATCGGAATCGCTTTTGTATTTCTGAGCTTCTTTCTGGTGATTCCGCTTGTTGCTGTATTTGTCGAAGCATTCAAAAAGGGATTCACGGTGTATCGTGAGGCAATCCTGGAACCATACGCTGTGGCTGCTATAAAACTGACTTTGATCACCGCCGCTGTTTCCGTTCTTGCGAACATGCTGTTTGGGATCGCCGCTGCATGGTCTATTACTAAGTTTGATTTTCCTGGAAAAAGTTTTCTGATCACGCTGGTCGATCTTCCTTTCGCAGTATCACCGGTGATTTCCGGAATGGTATTCGTGCTGCTGTTTGGTATGCAAGGATATTTCGGTCCCTGGCTGGCAGCGCATGATGTGCGAATCATTTTCGCCACGCCTGGAGTCATCCTGGCAACGATCTTTGTGACGTTCCCATTCGTTGCGCGGGAGCTGATCCCTCTGATGAAATCTCAGGGGAGAGAAGCGGAGGAAGCCGCACTCGTTCTGGGGGCCAGCGGTTGGCAAACTTTTTTTAACATAACATTGCCGAATATCAAATGGGGATTGCTTTACAGTTTAATTCAGTGCAATGCCCGGGCGATGGGCGAGTTCGGCGCTGTTTCGGTTGTTTCAGGTCACATAAGAGGACAGACGAATACTCTACCTTTGCACATAGAAATCCTTTATAACGAGTACAATTTTACAGCAGCATTTGCAGCTGCATCCCTGCTGACGTTTCTCGCAGTGGTAACGTTATTGTTAAAGAAGATGCTTTCATTGAAAACAGGGCGGAAAAGGTCTACAGGTTAGCGAATGTCAATCGTATTGAAAGAACTTTCAAAGCGATATAACGAGACGCTGGTAGTGAATCGTGTTTCGCTTGGAGTGGAAAAGGGAGAATTGTTTGTTTTGCTTGGCCCGAGCGGCAGCGGGAAAAGCACGATTTTAAGAATGATTGCCGGTCTTACCCGTCCTGATGCGGGAACAATCGAAATCAATGAAAAGAATGTCACCTCATTGCCGGCTCAGCAGCGCGGAGCGGGCTTTGTTTTTCAAAACTATTCTCTTTTTCGCCATATGACGGTGGCTGATAACGTGGAATTCGGGTTGAAAGTCCGGAAAGTATCACCCGCAGAACGGCGAAGCAGGCGCGACGATCTTCTGGATCTCGTCGGCCTGGGAGGACTCGG contains:
- the cysW gene encoding sulfate ABC transporter permease subunit CysW, with product MDPRILELEEPHLSEPRAVRWLLIGIAFVFLSFFLVIPLVAVFVEAFKKGFTVYREAILEPYAVAAIKLTLITAAVSVLANMLFGIAAAWSITKFDFPGKSFLITLVDLPFAVSPVISGMVFVLLFGMQGYFGPWLAAHDVRIIFATPGVILATIFVTFPFVARELIPLMKSQGREAEEAALVLGASGWQTFFNITLPNIKWGLLYSLIQCNARAMGEFGAVSVVSGHIRGQTNTLPLHIEILYNEYNFTAAFAAASLLTFLAVVTLLLKKMLSLKTGRKRSTG